Proteins encoded by one window of Elaeis guineensis isolate ETL-2024a chromosome 12, EG11, whole genome shotgun sequence:
- the LOC105055641 gene encoding uncharacterized protein isoform X2 translates to MADFRQKDADLEFRRGLEELVRGHLDGCMTALSSSCGGDDEDDASADGGPDQLARRRRRSDLEGDDLAESSAAARRHSRILSRWVARQAEEMITTIERRNRESELMALAGLHTVSMLDSSFLRESRRSPSSVERPVAARASSILQMWRELEDMSAARERRSASATPAAGNRNRAESREQERELRGSSEDASESDYNAYDRWTHGTVDSTGRPGEVEEDRGSSREQSPDVGDGERERVRQIVRGWMTENGMGDTESRVSPRNESPRAEWLGENERERVRLVREWVQMASQQRDARASRRVERERERGRDGSVTDHEEGQPEHVRRDLLRLRGRQARLELVMRMARERQRELQSLSDLRTVSDFAHRNRIQSLLRGRFLRNGGPSEERPPSVAARELGQLRQRHPVSGLREGFRFRLENIVRGQAISQSDNSASQNITVSGNNQSQLSTDVELPDDNHEQSQLRSENIDMHQSTETHETAGLENSILNENMDMQEPTMNQVENWQEENIEHERRDWQQSTEGGYSDWHEETGEESDENWHENVEQEWLHEAPEDEDGEGSHLPEVHEEWHEDESHDTAENWHDEHPDPPRGQRSIPIRRVNRFIPPDDENVYSMELRELLSRRSVSNLLRSGFRDSLDQLIQSYVQRQGRAPLDWDLQRTLANPTSPEEDQDRRRDDADQDIQDSVPRPPPPLRPPPPFPPRQPLWHSELHHNNWTRQNMHRSEIVRHLSRMGYY, encoded by the exons ATGGCGGATTTCCGGCAGAAGGACGCCGATCTGGAGTTCCGGCGGGGTCTGGAGGAGCTGGTCCGCGGACACCTCGACGGATGCATGACCGCCCTCTCCTCTTCCTGCGGCGGCGACGACGAGGACGACGCCTCCGCCGATGGCGGCCCCGACCAGCTCGCCCGCCGGCGGCGGCGCTCGGATTTGGAGGGCGACGACCTCGCCGAGTCCTCGGCCGCCGCCCGACGGCACTCCCGGATCCTCAGCCGCTGGGTTGCCCGCCAGGCCGAGGAGATGATCACCACCATCGAGCGGAGGAATCGGGAATCGGAGCTCATGGCCCTCGCGGGGCTGCACACGGTTTCCATGCTCGATTCGTCGTTCCTCCGGGAGTCCCGGCGGTCTCCCTCGTCGGTGGAGCGGCCGGTGGCGGCGCGGGCGTCGTCGATTCTCCAGATGTGGAGGGAGCTCGAGGATATGTCTGCCGCTAGGGAACGGAGGAGTGCCTCCGCCACCCCTGCGGCGGGCAACCGGAACCGGGCTGAGAGCCGGGAGCAGGAGCGGGAGCTCCGCGGGAGCTCGGAGGATGCGAGCGAGAGTGACTATAATGCCTACGATCGATGGACTCATGGAACTGTGGACTCGACGGGAAGACCAGGCGAGGTGGAGGAGGATCGGGGGTCTAGCAGGGAGCAGTCGCCTGATGTCGGGGacggggagagggagagggtgagaCAGATCGTTCGTGGGTGGATGACGGAGAATGGCATGGGAGACACGGAGTCGAGAGTCTCTCCGAGGAATGAAAGCCCGAGGGCGGAGTGGCTTGGTGAGAATGAAAGGGAGAGAGTGAGGCTGGTGAGGGAGTGGGTTCAGATGGCGAGCCAGCAGAGAGATGCCCGGGCTAGCAGGAGGGTCGAGAGGGAAAGGGAGAGGGGGAGGGATGGATCAGTCACGGATCATGAGGAAGGGCAGCCGGAGCATGTAAGGAGGGACTTGCTGAGGCTCCGAGGGCGGCAAGCTCGCCTTGAGCTGGTTATGAGGATGGCGAGGGAGAGGCAGAGGGAGCTTCAGAGCTTGTCAGACCTTCGGACAGTTTCAGATTTTGCTCACCGCAATCGGATTCAG TCACTACTCAGAGGTAGATTTTTAAGAAATGGAGGACCTAGTGAGGAGAGGCCACCTTCAGTGGCAGCAAGAGAATTAGGTCAGCTAAGACAACGCCATCCTGTCTCTGGTTTAAG AGAGGGATTTCGCTTCAGATTAGAGAATATTGTTCGTGGTCAAGCAATCAGCCAATCTGATAATTCAGCTAGTCAAAACATCACTGTTTCCGGAAATAATCAATCTCAACTAAGCACTGACGTGGAGCTACCTGATGATAACCATGAACAATCTCAACTTAGGAGTGAGAACATTGATATGCATCAATCAACAGAGACACATGAAACAGCTGGGTTGGAAAACAGTATCCTTAATGAGAATATGGACATGCAAGAACCAACAATGAATCAAGTGGAGAATTGGCAGGAAGAAAACATAGAACATGAGAGAAGAGACTGGCAGCAGTCTACTGAAGGTGGTTACAGTGATTGGCATGAAGAGACTGGAGAAGAATCTGATGAGAACTGGCATGAAAATGTAGAACAGGAATGGCTGCATGaagcaccagaagatgaagatggAGAAGGCAGCCATCTCCCAGAAGTGCATGAGGAGTGGCATGAGGATGAATCTCATGATACTGCTGAAAACTGGCATGATGAACATCCAGATCCTCCAAGAGGTCAACGGTCCATTCCCATTAGAAGAGTCAATAGATTTATTCCTCCTGATGACGAGAATGTGTATAGCATGGAACTCAGGGAACTCTTAAGCAG GAGAAGTGTTTCTAATCTTCTTCGCAGCGGCTTTCGTGATAGTTTAGACCAGTTGATACAATCCTATGTTCAACGGCAGGGCCGTGCTCCACTTGATTGGGATTTGCAAAGAACCTTGGCTAACCCAACCTCACCTGAGGAAGATCAGGACCGGCGTAGGGATGATGCAGACCAGGACATTCAGGATTCTGTTCCCAGGCCGCCGCCTCCTCTGCGACCACCTCCACCATTCCCACCTCGACAACCGCTATGGCACTCAGAACTGCATCATAATAATTGGACCAGACAGAACATGCATCGTTCAGAAATTGTGCGCCACCTTTCCC